A stretch of the Theileria equi strain WA chromosome 1, complete sequence genome encodes the following:
- a CDS encoding sedlin, N-terminal conserved domain containing protein (encoded by transcript BEWA_020230A), whose product MDATEQSSSDVSNEIQSKILVLVIVGRDDKPLYLEDLSTPGWRPDPPHLASFVAHQSLDAIDDIVWNNPNMFLKQIDIFDFLAVSAYVTSGHTTFLLITRTNNASSSDFTVYSSNASAGAEPQPPSSESIRSFFKELHELYCKQLMNPLYAPNGTIDSLNFKLRVQQAAKKYLI is encoded by the coding sequence ATGGACGCTACAGAACAAAGTTCTAGCGATGTTTCTAACGAAATCCAATCTAAAATTTTGGTTTTGGTCATTGTAGGCAGGGATGACAAGCCACTTTATCTGGAGGACTTATCAACGCCGGGATGGAGACCTGATCCTCCACATCTTGCTTCTTTTGTTGCACATCAATCACTTGATGCTATTGATGATATCGTATGGAATAACCCTAATATGTTTTTAAAGCAGattgatatttttgattTTCTCGCTGTTTCTGCATATGTAACATCTGGTCACACCACGTTTTTGCTGATTACACGCACAAATAATGCGAGTTCGTCTGATTTTACTGTGTATTCATCGAACGCTAGTGCTGGAGCAGAGCCGCAGCCCCCTTCGTCGGAATCAATAAGATCATTTTTCAAGGAGCTGCATGAACTGTATTGCAAACAACTTATGAATCCACTGTATGCTCCCAATGGGACAATAGATTCACTAAATTTTAAACTTAGAGTGCAACAAGCTGCTAAGAAATACTTAATTTGA
- a CDS encoding hypothetical protein (encoded by transcript BEWA_020270A), whose product MGEVSRRSQVILINEIIRYHVSRPIPSIGDIALDKSQDEETHTSVHSSLQTQGYSLGAKIISRLTLSKGRIWESNKCMVFICRDLWIYLFGKQATRLQSNSQGVYIVFSDDIYWLENVNFNPSKDVDNPKYQNTSVNVYRTLYLSLISGIIKGSLESLGFPSTVDAVFDEHC is encoded by the exons ATGGGCGAAGTTTCTAGAAGATCGCAAGTTATACTTATAAATGAAATAATTAGGTATCATGTTTCAAGACCAATCCCATCAATCGGGGATATTGCACTGGACAAATCGcaagatgaagaaacaCATACATCTGTCCATTCCTCGCTACAAACACAAGGCTACTCTTTAGGGGCAAAAATAATATCAAG ACTAACACTATCCAAAGGTCGTATCTGGGAATCTAATAAATGTATGGTATTCATTTGCAGAGATTTGTGGATTTATCTATTTGGGAAGCAGGCGACTAGACTACAGTCTAATAGTCAG GGTGTGTATATTGTCTTTTCGGATGACATCTACTGGCTAGAGAACGTCAATTTTAATCCATCAAAGGATGTAGATAATCCAAAGTATCAGAATACATCTGTTAACGTATACAGAACTCTCTATCTCTCGCTAATATCTGGTATTATAAAGGGGTCGTTGGAATCCTTAGGTTTTCCGTCTACGGTTGATGCGGTTTTTGACGAACATTGTTAG
- a CDS encoding hypothetical protein (encoded by transcript BEWA_020260A), with protein sequence MFRSGITLSRKKIVTSITDNNTKPSLKVYYLQEFAKSRISGVDNALRKDGLKYNNYLLYEPEIANEQKKLVSDVNESIRDLSPAQLLATAIAYSRLRNVGKPEWKRLCSAVSKHAYAPSSNITGISSSEVSMILYCYATTFTHQLPATFRLLRWVVREVGSLNERDVSMILYYMRRTKCIPTDLTNENHVAYAKILRSITLGLSHIGGNKLKRYTPNGLVAVVYNFATIGMIPWSLVYHACNLIRKSTSKLNIKAISLHSRSLALLMLRDNKTLESFAMLANSAKVLPVPSISCLLHSFAKLKFRPKSDITSILSQITKSIFSFQDQNVAQIVYALGQLGLHCRDVFESISTFIQSRIEYQSPQHLAMFMQGYARVGIYDKETVKVIMNHSMELLTGFTLSQLVSLMDGALILGHFEQDKFTRFLTRFTSIRSDNIPDHILNQLNRIMYCIRLEHQSFVTTSEYFMQNLINQYQGAFMIKPLQSYNQALYECLKETDSEYVLNKKIGLYNVDVLLQNNTSVELLSQGSVCPLTGSALGAVQLKKRHIELLGYKHIQINRREWFEYLCIVKYKCYRLKKNLTDRKNSILKCLDE encoded by the coding sequence ATGTTTAGATCAGGAATAACTTtatccaggaagaagatagtAACATCTATAACTGATAATAACACAAAACCGTCGTTAAAAGTTTACTATCTTCAAGAATTTGCCAAATCTAGGATTTCGGGAGTAGACAATGCGTTGCGTAAAGATGGATTAAAGTACAACAACTACCTATTATACGAACCTGAAATAGCAAATGAACAGAAAAAATTGGTTTCTGATGTGAATGAATCTATCAGAGATTTATCACCCGCTCAACTTCTCGCTACAGCAATTGCGTATAGTCGTTTGAGAAACGTAGGTAAACCCGAATGGAAACGTCTGTGTTCTGCCGTGAGTAAACACGCATATGCTCCGAGCTCTAATATAACTGGAATATCTTCTAGTGAAGTGTCAATGATACTTTATTGTTATGCTACAACATTTACACATCAACTACCAGCAACATTTAGGCTATTGAGGTGGGTAGTAAGAGAAGTAGGATCATTAAATGAACGAGATGTCTCGATGATATTGTATTATATGAGACGTACAAAATGTATTCCTACAGATTTGACGAATGAAAATCATGTTGCATATGCGAAGATATTGCGTTCTATTACTTTGGGTTTGTCCCATATAGGTGGGAATAAATTAAAAAGATACACTCCAAATGGTTTAGTTGCAGTTGTATATAATTTTGCTACTATCGGAATGATCCCTTGGTCACTTGTCTATCACGCGTGTAATTTGATACGCAAGTCTACCTCAAAACTTAACATTAAGGCTATTTCATTACACTCAAGATCACTTGCATTACTTATGTTAAGAGACAACAAAACTTTGGAATCTTTTGCTATGCTGGCAAATTCTGCTAAAGTATTGCCTGTTCCCTCGATTTCTTGccttcttcattcttttgCTAAACTCAAATTTCGACCAAAATCGGACATAACATCTATATTATCCCAAATAACAAAATCTATATTTTCTTTTCAAGATCAGAATGTAGCACAAATAGTATATGCTCTAGGTCAGTTAGGTTTACACTGTAGGGACGTTTTTGAAAGTATTTCAACGTTTATACAGTCTCGTATTGAATATCAATCGCCTCAGCATTTAGCAATGTTTATGCAAGGTTATGCTAGAGTTGGCATTTATGATAAAGAAACTGTAAAGGTCATTATGAATCATTCAATGGAATTGCTTACCGGATTTACTCTATCGCAGCTTGTATCACTAATGGATGGAGCACTGATTTTGGGACATTTTGAACAGGataaatttacaagattTTTAACTCGATTTACTTCTATACGATCAGACAACATTCCCGATCACATCCTAAATCAATTAAATCGCATAATGTATTGTATACGTTTGGAGCACCAAAGCTTTGTCACTACTTCGGAATATTTCATGCAAAACCTTATAAATCAATATCAGGGAGCGTTCATGATCAAGCCGTTACAATCATACAATCAGGCTTTATATGAGTGCTTGAAGGAAACAGATAGCGAATATGTTTTAAACAAAAAAATTGGGCTCTACAATGTTGATGTGCttttacaaaataataCATCTGTGGAACTTTTGTCACAGGGATCTGTTTGTCCGCTGACTGGAAGTGCATTAGGAGCAGTACAACTCAAAAAACGACATATAGAACTACTTGGATATAAGCATATACAAATAAACAGGAGAGAATGGTTTGAATATTTGTGTATTGTGAAATACAAATGCTATAGGCTCAAGAAAAATCTAACCGATCGAAAAAATTCGATACTCAAGTGCTTAGATGAATAG
- a CDS encoding 60S ribosomal protein L27a, putative (encoded by transcript BEWA_020290A) — protein sequence MTTRFKKCRKLRGHVSAGHGRVGKHRKHPGGRGNAGGDSHHRILFDKFHPGYFGKVGMRHFHKIKNQTFSKSINVNQLWNLVPEDVRTGSADKAPVVDVIQKGFFKVLGTGSLPKRPIIVKARLFSKIAEKKIKEAGGACVLVA from the exons atgaCAACCAGATTTAAGAAGTGCCGTAAGTTGCGTGGCCACGTTTCCGCTGGTCACGGAAGAGTTGGAAAGCATCGTAAACATCCCGGTGGTCGTGGTAACGCTGGTGGTGATAGCCATCACAGAATCTTGTTTGACAAGTTCCATCCTGGTTATTTTGGAAAG GTTGGTATGCGTCACTTCCACAAGATCAAGAACCAAACATTCTCCAAATCCATCAATGTCAATCAATTGTGGAATTTGGTTCCAGAGGATGTCCGCACTGGATCTGCAGACAAGGCTCCAGTGGTTGACGTCATCCAAAAGggatttttcaaagtcCTTGGCACTGGCAGCTTGCCAAAGCGCCCAATTATTGTAAAGGCACGTCTTTTCAGTAAGATTGCCGAAAAGAAGATCAAGGAAGCTGGCGGAGCCTGTGTTTTGGTCGCCTAA
- a CDS encoding hypothetical protein (encoded by transcript BEWA_020250A) codes for MKGHGVKSNKSNGGHSINGTGILPGFEGAMVRFETIHLRELERDPRPNKIRPIRLLAERRPLLVDNSYSPTNILSKLKSFTRPSTYNNNPTYFVEPFKCPTNIARMPVEELDKCDETTSSPSDTHKNIKRKKETKKAVVNIDFSKYRPTTVDTLKTILLNACNRPVISFILYTDWRRLFTQNSHCVYLSHMNDSDLEPIESVVFNDVSDRVKRRIVDEINNYKVGRGSHKSIQSSYLFSKYVKNVCSYVKITWTLILTIMAIV; via the exons ATGAAGGGACATGGCGTCAAGAGTAACAAGA GCAATGGAGGTCATTCCATAAACGGTACCGGGATTCTTCCCGGATTTGAGGGCGCTATGGTTAGATTTGAGACGATCCATTTACGCGAACTTGAAAGGGACCCTAGACCAAATAAAATAAGGCCAATACGTCTACTTGCTG AGAGGCGACCACTTTTGGTAGACAACAGCTATTCACCAACCAATATATTGAGCAAGTTGAAATCTTTCACTCGACCCTCAACTTACAACAATAATCCAACATATTTCGTGGAGCCATTCAAATGTCCTACAAACATAGCCAGAATGCCTGTGGAAGAATTGGATAAATGCGATGAAACTACCTCCAGTCCATCGGATACacacaaaaatataaaaa GAAAAAAGGAAACAAAGAAAGCTGTTGTCAATATTGATTTCTCTAAATATAGACCTACTACAGTGGATACGCTAAAGACAATACTACTAAATGCCTGCAATAGGCCCGTTATATCATTTATCCTCTATACAGATTGGAGAAGATTATTCACTCAAAACAGCCATTGTGTATACTTATCGCATATGAATGACTCTGATTTAGAGCCAATTGAATCGGTCGTATTCAATGATGTCAGTGATCGAGTAAAGAGGCGCATTGTAGATGAAATCAATAATTACAAAGTCGGTCGTGGCTCTCATAAATCGATACAATCCAGCTATCTGTTCAGCAAATATGTAAAAAACGTTTGCTCATATGTTAAAATCACGTGGACACTCATCTTAACCATAATGGCTATTGTCTAA
- a CDS encoding DEAD box ATP-dependent RNA helicase family member protein (encoded by transcript BEWA_020280A), whose product MPFLETQNIIKKVYYSEELNDIEHIPLKIRRSPCKINTFKDDFKNKDTENRCKDLVGKPFEEGKEGDQLYDKIHQEKGERERGRARRLYADSRCLIDHLKSCKNDESDRVKVEKENTFKNVKRLLNTPLQPTIGENNHKGHIETIYRIHKKYRRVPESLANEIREALFIHVDGFDVPPPIVKFKDMKFPRSILIALKDKGIRDPTHIQMQALPIALLGRDIIGISSTGSGKTLVFVLPMIMKALEMEVRSKLIEGEGPFGLIICPSRELALQTHDIVSYFSKYIEKFDGPKLFSLAIIGGSSLSKQSYKLENGVHMVIATPGRLNDLLMKKMLNLSQCKYLCFDEADRLVDLGFEDEIRSVLAGFRNPRQTLLFSATMPRKIQEFAKTALVDPIIVNVGRTGASNTNVIQYVELVTDEEKLPAILRCLQKTAPPVLIFCENRQDVDVIHEYLLLKGVEVASIHGGFSQEDRKTAIEQFRDGKKDVLIGTDVASKGLDFPSVQHVINFDMPHVIEDYIHRIGRTGRQGNQGITTTFITEKVESTILADLKIMLMEANQDIPKFMDKINVSGYNLKETGGQRGCSFCGGLGHNISQCHKLENQMSKQLTGKDGQTSGNNNDHFSCQSEDL is encoded by the exons ATGCCATTTTTGGAGACGCAAAATATAATTAAAAAGGTGTACTATAGTGAAGAATTGAATGATATAGAGCATATACCACTAAAAATACGTAGATCCCCGTGTAAAATTAACACGTTTAAAGATGATTTCAAGAACAAAGATACTGAAAATAGGTGCAAAGACCTGGTTGGAAAGCCGTTTGAAGAAGGCAAAGAAGGCGACCAACTCTATGATAAAATCCATCAAGAAAAAGGGGAAAGGGAAAGAGGTAGAGCAAGAAGGCTCTATGCCGATTCACGGTGCTTGATAGATCATCTGAAGAGTTGTAAAAACGATGAATCGGATAGAGTAAAGGTTGAGAAAGAAAATacctttaaaaat GTTAAGCGTTTGTTAAATACCCCTCTCCAGCCAACAATTGGGGAGAATAACCATAAGGGACATATAGAAACAATTTATCGCATACATAAAAAGTACAGGAGGGTTCCAGAATCGTTGGCAAATGAAATTAGGGAGGCGCTTTTCATACATGTTGATGGATTTGATGTTCCTCCACCAATCGTTAAATTCAAAGACATGAAGTTTCCGCGATCCATATTAATAGCTTTAAAAGATAAAGGAATACGTGATCCAACTCATATACAAATGCAGGCTTTACCAATTGCTTTACTTGGCAGAGATATTATTGGCATATCTTCTACTGGAAGTGGAAAGACCTTGGTTTTCGTTCTTCCAATGATAATGAAAGCACTAGAAATGGAAGTTAGAAGTAAACTTATAGAAGGGGAGGGCCCTTTTGGACTAATTATATGTCCATCTAGAGAATTGGCATTACAAACTCATGATATTGTTAGCTACTTTTCTAAATacattgaaaaatttgATGGCCCAAAGCTATTCTCACTTGCTATTATTGGAGGTTCTAGTCTTTCTAAGCAAAGTTACAAGTTGGAAAATGGTGTGCATATGGTTATAGCAACACCTGGAAGGCTAAATGACCTGttaatgaagaaaatgtTGAACCTGTCTCAATGTAAATACCTGTGTTTTGATGAAGCAGATAGGTTGGTAGATCTTGGctttgaagatgaaatacGCAGCGTTCTTGCTGGTTTTCGTAATCCAAGGCAAACCTTATTATTTTCCGCAACTATGCCAAGAAAGATACAAGAATTTGCAAAAACTGCCCTGGTGGATCCTATAATAGTGAATGTAGGAAGAACGGGTGCATCTAACACTAACGTTATACAATATGTAGAATTGGTAacagatgaagaaaaattGCCCGCAATATTAAGATGTCTACAAAAGACTGCACCACCTGTATTAATATTTTGTGAAAATAGACAAGATGTTGACGTTATACATGAGTATCTGCTTCTCAAAGGTGTAGAAGTTGCATCGATACACGGGGGATTTAGCCAAGAGGACAGAAAAACAGCAATTGAACAATTTAGGGACGGAAAGAAGGATGTTTTGATCGGAACAGATGTGGCATCAAAGGGACTCGACTTTCCATCTGTTCAACACGTCATCAATTTTGATATGCCACACGTAATAGAGGACTACATACACCGTATAGGCAGAACAGGAAGGCAAGGGAACCAAG GCATAACAACTACCTTTATCACTGAGAAGGTAGAATCGACAATCCTAGCCGATCTCAAGATAATGCTCATGGAAGCAAACCAGGATATCCCAAAATTCATGGATAAAATAAACGTATCCGGTTACAACCTCAAG GAAACTGGAGGACAAAGGGGATGCTCCTTTTGCGGTGGACTGGGTCACAACATATCACAGTGTCATAAACTAGAGAATCAGATGAGTAAACAACTAACAG GTAAAGACGGACAAACTTCGGGAAACAATAACGATCACTTTTCATGTCAATCCGAAGACTTATAA
- a CDS encoding GroES chaperonin family member protein (encoded by transcript BEWA_020210A) translates to MLYYPLIIPLITPVFGFIPKSSNFNISTINKISSSSKEPSLRPSTHNRAKDNAYSLNSSNFPVDVESRPYGTGFTPTSSSTPFKYCGQTLDKDVSPINNYVLILKDQMQEFSQGGVYIGSKPNKEFVGRVLAVGPGKLIESTGAVVPVSVNVGDMVLFEPPEEESVLTYNNQKCVLITDDRVYATISLAGLSQQSAFVAERITPLHDRLFVRIIDTPTKTASGLVLAKSENRNENLMRAEIVAIGPGSFTDDGKLTPVKDLYVGDRILFSDSISDGGEFTCNQKQHAFVRYRSVLAKL, encoded by the exons ATGTTGTATTATCCACTTATAATTCCGTTAATTACTCCTGTATTCGGATTTATACCGAAATCCTCCAATTTTAATATATCCACTATAAATAAAATTTCTTCTAGCTCAAAGGAGCCTAGTTTAAGGCCTTCCACTCACAACAGGGCTAAAGACAATGCATATTCCCTAAACTCTTCCAATTTCCCGGTAGACGTCGAATCTAGACCGTATGGAACAG GTTTTACGCCGACTTCATCTTCTACTCCCTTTAAATATTGTGGACAGACACTAGATAAAGATGTTTCACCCATTAATAACTACGTTTTGATCTTGAAAGACCAAATGCAGGAATTTAGCCAAGGAGGTGTTTACATCGGTTCAAAG CCAAATAAAGAATTTGTTGGTCGTGTGTTGGCTGTGGGTCCAGGAAAACTCATTGAAAGTACTGG GGCTGTTGTTCCGGTATCAGTTAACGTCGGAGATATGGTTTTGTTTGAACCACCAGAGGAGGAGTCTgtg CTGACATATAATAACCAGAAATGCGTGCTTATTACTGATGATCGTGTATATGCCACAATAAGTCTTGCAGGATTATCACAGCAAAGTGCCTTTGTGGCTGAAAGAATAACACCGCTCCATGATAG ACTCTTTGTTCGTATAATTGATACGCCTACCAAAACAGCAAGCGGACTTGTCTTGGCAAAGTCTGAAAATAGAAATGAAAACCTTATGAGAGCAGAAATTGTGGCAATTGGGCCAGGTTCATTTACGGATGATGGGAAATTGACTCCAGTAAAGGACCTATATGTAGGTGACAGAATCTTGTTCTCAGACAGCATATCTGATGGCGGTGAGTTCACTTGCAACCAAAAGCAACATGCTTTTGTTCGATATCGCTCAGTTTTAGCCAAGCTATaa
- a CDS encoding nucleotidyltransferase domain containing protein (encoded by transcript BEWA_020220A): MKYTDHDSWLSPSDNTEAASTSLTDEKSTDINKLYLQYGAELYSMVDSEEQREVAERNSQMRAKVKSFGKKKTDRASKIARPDVFIGLNNSSTSTSQSKKNLKDYKSIKDILGLESLHTHLKNSKLPFTVILDIELLKLLDWLAPSKEERIAKEQVLMQLEIVVNALFPNAKMRAFGSYATGLSLPGGDIDVFIECEGPELCILNMLVYALNRLGLVHSFECIYNTNVPVVKLVDKRTGVRLDISVFQESSNTTTKFIKEKCSAFKYMQPLILLIKLFLQARNLGDTYFGGVGSYLLYCMVLSFLQMHDSSHKEESDDSNSIATLFVDFFYYWGFIRDYDQFCTTVRGHGHVYPRNLRNDDLNFMFSCESPMDPNIDIGKNAHNMHSVRLAFQHAFMVLKNYSSEIDGGHSHSRNALGNKTIIESLFDVSHPVFQHRKKENSKMIFKEYFYDSFPTSKESLDLVFSELRKSLDRNTTHTFNAQKQFINLLSQKHDGQIGKDVDIPFYIVAEAVANEQKQR, encoded by the exons ATGAAATATACAGACCATGATAGTTGGTTGTCGCCGTCCGACAACACTGAAGCTGCATCAACGTCTCTCACAGATGAAAAAAGCACAGATATAAACAAAttatatttacaatatGGTGCAGAGCTTTATTCTATGGTGGATTCGGAGGAACAGCGCGAGGTAGCTGAGAGAAACTCCCAAATGAGG GCAAAAGTAAAGTCTTTTGGCAAAAAAAAGACTGATAGGGCCTCTAAAATAGCTCGTCCAGATGTTTTCATCGGTTTGAATAACTCATCCACGAGCACTTCCCAGTCTAAGAAGAACCTCAAAG ACTACAAGAGTATTAAGGATATCTTGGGGCTAGAATCTCTGCATACtcatttgaaaaattcTAAGCTCCCTTTTACTGTTATTTTGGATATTGAGCTTCTTAAGTTGCTTGACTGGCTAGCTCCCTCAAAGGAGGAGCGCATAGCCAAAGaacag GTTTTGATGCAGTTGGAGATTGTTGTAAATGCACTTTTTCCCAACGCGAAAATGCGTGCATTTGGTTCAT ATGCTACCGGCCTTTCATTACCCGGAGGAGATATTGATGTTTTTATCGAATGTGAAGGACCAGAATTGTGCATACTAAATATGTTGGTTTATGCATTGAATAGGCTGGGtcttgttcattctttTGAGTGTATTTATAATACAAATGTGCCTGTTGTAAAATTAGTGGACAAAAGAACTGGTGTAAGGTTAGACATATCTGTATTTCAAGAGTCCTCGAATACTACtacaaaatttatcaagGAAAAATGTTCTGCTTTCAAATATATGCAACCTTTGATACTTCTTATAAAGTTGTTTTTGCAAGCGCGTAATTTGGGAGATACTTATTTTGGAGGTGTTGGATCTTATCTACTCTACTGTATGGTATTGAGCTTCTTGCAGATGCACGATAGCAGTCACAAGGAAGAAAGCGACGATTCTAATTCAATTGCGACCCTTTTTGTTGATTTCTTTTATTATTGGGGATTTATTAGAGACTATGATCAATTTTGCACAAC AGTTCGTGGTCATGGACATGTATATCCCAGGAATTTGAGAAATGACGATCTAAATTTTATGTTTAGCTGTGAGAGCCCAATG GACCCCAATATTGATATAGGAAAAAATGCTCATAATATGCATAGTGTGAGATTGGCATTCCAACATGCATTTATG GTATTGAAGAATTATAGCTCGGAAATAGACGGAGGACATTCACACAGTAGAAATGCGCTAGGAAACAAAACGATAATAGAGTCCCTATTTGACGTTTCACATCCCGTATTTCAACATAGAAAGAAGGAAAATAGCAAAAtgatttttaaagaatactTTTATGATTCCTTTCCAACATCAAAAGAATCACTTGACCTAGTTTTTAGTGAGCTCAGAAAATCACTAGACAGAAATACTACACACACATTCAACGCTCAAAAGCAATTTATCAACCTACTATCTCAAAAGCATGATGGGCAAATCGGAAAAGATGTAGACATCCCCTTCTATATCGTAGCAGAAGCCGTAGCTAACgaacaaaaacaaagatAA
- a CDS encoding hypothetical protein (encoded by transcript BEWA_020240A) has translation MMSDITTSNPWQQLSAKANKMSLPTRATVTRDGVYGRKRPDPEIIEHMLDDLESKMRNYFLLYNREREFRQQAEKDAYRLEQEIVNYQQKLDESNHKLHCLENKIKSMIDQPLKLKETIEKIDILYTQMDTLVQAFVGIGSCAVIQGYSRVAFIKLCLEYLFPCRELDIRLNTLYNALYSVLLQYDGMEITANEVMKPISMEQNNAVLKPPQLQGIALKVHRVMLKCDLPTPEPTSYGCLFRYDNEPKSLIDTNKSRLAVTNVKPLDNASKVYEFNSTIEIAALPPKIPNVIPKLMVDIYSDGNFIGTADANIISDKTLKPGEPWNILDSNGVYCGDVVVTVLPIPCQARLPATNFANKQDELMKVATEHTQKETPRTQVVITPRKEEPKDEPKKSEPVKQFEPKKNANFRKPLLFNGKATVAKPAPPPKKEQDPASPKPSNSMVTKLAKMFGKKMPEEAEQNVEAKISKEEVKADPPAPVEESHATIEENKKPQDEPSEAVDNSEDKPSEQENVVIPRNSIKDMIIKKLTRKFTAREKTEEPVLPKENAEEPKEEPKAKALPAVPKVPKPLLAPPKPKDQPAVPKTKAPEVKKAPSQPMIPAPKVIPKAQVEVSPPKVDAPVSAKLPTKPLVPIVIAPKLLKKPSPPKKL, from the coding sequence ATGATGTCTGATATAACCACAAGTAATCCATGGCAGCAGTTATCTGCTAAAGCGAATAAAATGAGCCTACCGACGAGAGCTACCGTAACTAGGGATGGCGTATACGGCCGAAAGAGACCGGACCCTGAAATAATAGAGCATATGCTCGATGACTTGGAAAGCAAAATGCGCAATTACTTTTTACTCTATAATAGAGAGAGGGAATTCAGGCAACAAGCGGAAAAGGATGCCTACAGGTTGGAACAAGAAATCGTAAATTACCAGCAGAAGCTAGACGAATCCAATCATAAACTACATTGCTTAGAGAATAAGATCAAGTCAATGATCGATCAACCGCTAAAATTGAAGGAAACTATAGAAAAAATTGATATACTGTACACACAAATGGACACTCTAGTTCAGGCCTTCGTGGGTATAGGAAGTTGTGCAGTTATACAGGGATACAGCCGCGTTGCATTCATAAAGCTATGCCTTGAATATCTATTCCCATGCAGGGAACTTGATATTAGACTGAATACATTGTATAATGCACTTTATTCCGTACTGTTACAGTATGATGGTATGGAAATAACTGCCAATGAAGTTATGAAACCCATTTCAATGGAACAGAACAATGCGGTTTTAAAGCCTCCACAACTTCAAGGAATAGCATTAAAGGTACATAGGGTGATGTTAAAGTGTGATTTGCCAACACCTGAACCTACGTCTTATGGTTGCTTGTTCAGGTATGACAACGAACCAAAAAGCCTTATAGATACAAACAAGAGCCGTTTGGCTGTAACCAATGTTAAGCCATTGGACAATGCTTCGAAAGTCTATGAATTCAATTCTACAATAGAGATTGCTGCTCTTCCACCAAAGATACCAAATGTTATTCCTAAACTTATGGTTGACATTTATTCCGATGGGAATTTCATAGGAACTGCTGATGCAAATATCATAAGCGATAAAACATTAAAACCAGGTGAGCCATGGAATATTTTGGATAGCAATGGAGTATACTGTGGTGATGTTGTTGTTACTGTTTTGCCAATTCCATGTCAAGCCAGGTTACCGGCAACTAACTTCGCCAACAAGCAAGATGAATTAATGAAGGTGGCTACTGAACATACACAAAAGGAAACCCCTCGCACACAAGTAGTAATTACGCCCAGAAAGGAAGAACCAAAAGATGAGCCCAAAAAGAGTGAACCAGTAAAACAGTTTGAACCAAAAAAGAATGCAAATTTCAGAAAGCCCCTATTATTCAACGGTAAAGCAACAGTAGCCAAACCTGCGCCTCCACCAAAAAAAGAACAGGACCCAGCTAGTCCAAAACCCTCAAATTCGATGGTGACTAAGTTGGCTAAGATGTTTGGGAAGAAAATGCCTGAGGAGGCGGAACAAAATGTCGAAGCCAAAATTtccaaggaagaagttAAAGCTGATCCCCCTGCTCCAGTTGAAGAATCTCATGCTACAATAGAGGAAAATAAGAAACCACAAGATGAACCAAGCGAAGCTGTGGACAATTCTGAAGATAAACCAAGTGAACAAGAGAATGTAGTTATACCAAGGAATAGCATCAAGGATATGATTATTAAAAAACTAACGAGAAAGTTCACAGCAAGAGAAAAAACAGAGGAACCTGTACTTCCCAAAGAGAATGCTGAGGAACCCAAGGAAGAACCAAAGGCAAAGGCTTTACCCGCGGTACCTAAGGTCCCGAAGCCATTATTAGCGCCtccaaaaccaaaagaTCAACCCGCCGTTCCCAAAACAAAGGCTCCAGAAGTTAAGAAGGCTCCATCGCAACCAATGATCCCAGCGCCTAAAGTAATTCCAAAGGCCCAGGTAGAAGTCTCACCTCCTAAGGTTGACGCACCTGTTTCGGCAAAATTACCTACTAAACCACTGGTACCAATTGTTATTGCACCCAAATTGTTGAAAAAACCATCACCACCCAAGAAACTTTAA